The Chanos chanos chromosome 3, fChaCha1.1, whole genome shotgun sequence genome segment acatgcacatacatgcatgaacacgcacacacacacacacacgtacagacagagaggagagagagagagagagagagagagagagagagagagagagctcctaGCTGATCATCAGCATTAAAGAGAGTGTGAACTGTGGTTATATAAGTTTAATTATgccaatttaaaatatatcaaTACAGATAAaccttatgaaaaaaaaataaactacatGTTGGAAAATCACAAAAGCATGGAAGGTGAATGTAATTTCATTTCCATGTCATGGGATGGGATTGATGTTCAACACATACAGCATGATCCAGCATTGACTGTCAGAGTGTCTGcataacagagacagacatacaacttacaaatacataaaaccCATATGGGTCTCCACTCAATCTTCAACATCAGTAGTGTTAGAAGGTGCttgtcttattattattatatgactGATCACCAGTAGGCTACAGTAGAGTGGACTTCACTACAGCTCTTCAGTCAAGAAATTTGATCTTCTTCACATCTTTTCTTAAAATGCTCATATTTCAACCTAGAAACATTTgacaaatatatgaaatatttcaacCTGAACCTTTCATAAAATTGAAATCGtttgataaacatttttaacatttcaactAGAAAAACATGTGTcaaatatgttctgttctgttattttcatttttaattttagcatCCCTCACATATTATATTCAGTCTGTCACAGGATAACAAATACAATCTAATCCACCAAATCAGTACTAATCTTGTTTATCATAAATCTCCATCTTAATCACGGTTCTTCCCCCACTGCCCATGCTGGCCATGATCTCCACTGTATCTTCTGTAAACACCATTCCAGACTCCCTAGCTTTAATGCGTTTGAAGTCACCATTCTCGTCATAATACATGTGTTTGAACAATTTTTCATTGCATTTCCGGGTTTTGTTGAAGACACCCACTGCCAGCCAGTTTTCATAGAGGTTGTAGTCAAATGGAACGGAGAACATGATGGCTAACACTTTTTCACCATGCTGAGTCTCCACATGGGACAGCTCATATGTCAGCACACCAACCGCTCCTCTGAAACCCAGTCCTGTCTTGGCAAAGGCACACAcgtctgttttgtttggctgtATTGTTGGTTGAGGAGGGCGGAAGACATAGCCACTGATCATGTGTGTcctataaaaatgaattaaatttaaaataaaacattattgttGTCATGGGAATGTGATATGAtgggaaaaaatatgaaatgagcaCAAGACATAAGGACCACGTGTTGACTAGAGTGACAGTGAGAACTGTGCTAATGTGATCATTGTAGTCAGTATAAAGTGTTCAGTTATTGACTATAAAAACTAAGTCTACTGGTTTAAAAGACCTTAAAAAGAATCAAAGAATGCTGGATAAGCAGTGTGAGTGGTATTGTGTTTAAACCTCAGAATTTGCAGTACTCTAAGTACTAAATGGTTGGCCATGAAAAATAAGTCCATTTGCCTAAAATCGCTTGAAATTAACTAAAGATCACTGTTAGAGAATCTGTCAAATGGAAGATTCTTGGGTGAATAATTTTacatcaataataataacatgaacAAACGTTCCAACGAAACCTATGGCACCCTGAAACATGGATGAGTAGTTTGAGTAGTGCTGTTtttaaatctcagaattttgtcTTACTTTGGGTTGGTGAGACAGTAAATCCTACTGATGTTGTTTATCTCCATCGTGCAGCTACGAAAACTATTTATTGAAGCTGAAACAGTTTCAGCTTGTGCACTCATGGTTACTGGTTTAGagagggctctgtctctctttctctgaatggAAACTCTGGAGAatgtaagacagagagggacatgcacatacatgcatgcacatacacatacacagacacacacacacacacacacacatacagtaacagATAGAGAGAATTTTAATTGTACAGATTCAGTACTTTCCATCGAGTCAAACGTTGAAGGaatctgtcacgctggtggtgtggtgcaggacccaagtgcaaagacacgacgGTTAAAGGTGGCCAatggaagactttacttaaaatgaagaccaaaatacaagtgcaaactaataacaaaaccaataacaaaaaggtgcagcgtgactgttgtgcaaactaacacaaacaacgatagacaaagacaaggcaaaacactaggacttaaatagaaggagaacaaaacagggcaacacaggattggtagaaattaacaaggtaataattggacaaacaggtacaggtgaggggcggagacagacaaagcaggagcacaaagacatggcaaactaaaagtccaaaatggcggtgcaggttgtgacagagccccccccttaaggggcggctcccagacggcccaaaagaaaaacaaagtccagaacagaccgggtgggtgggggggggcgcacggagggatgaccgaaggtgctgcagccgacgggccccctctgcggctcagcaggtgaggggttggctggaacagactttccaaaccggcagaggaacaggaacggagcagactcttcaaacagcctcgacgtcggctagagggctgagctgggtcgGGCAAAGGGCCttgggaacaggacagggcgtcagcatgggagctgaccaggacagggcgtcagcatgggagctgaccaggacagggcgtcagcatgggagctgaccaggacagggcgtcagcatgggagctgaccaggacagggcgtcagcatgggagctgacctgggccgagaaagcggcctcgggaacagggcaggacagcgcaccctccatggtgcaccgggcagcgcattcctcgcgctgggcagcgcattcctccatggagccttcggagtcactgcttgaaggggattcagggtggcagagacaggagacccaggagcggacacagccctagagatggttgggcccagcaccacagtccatgtggtgcctgggtctagggctggaagccccccccccaaaaaattccccccccgggttaggggctggagaacctaccgagagagggagccccgccgcacccaggtcaggagctggagccgtctctgcccgggggacagaagtgtctgctgggtccttgtgtggtctatcgttctgtcacgctggtggtgtggtgcaggacccaagtgcaaagacacgattatgtgggtgaaaaaacggaagactttacttaaaacgaagatcaaaatacaggtgtaaactaataacaaaagccattaacaaaaaggtgcagcatgacagtgtgcactaaaacacaaacaacgatagacaaagacaaggcaaacactaggacttaaatagagggagaactaaacagggcaacacaggattggtagaaattaacaaggtaataattggacaaacaggaacaggtgaggagcggagacagacagagaacaagagcacaaagacatggcaaactaaaagtccaaaatggcggtgcaggttgtgacagagccccccccttaaggggcggctccagacggcccaaaagaaaaacaaaagtccagaacagaccgggtgggtggggggggcgcacagagggatgaccgaaggtgctgcagccgacgggccccctctgcggccgagcaggtgaggggttggctggaacagattttcaaactggcagaagaacaggaacggggcagtcttcaaaacagcctcgacgatggctagagggctgagctggatcggggaaagggcctcgggaacaggacagggcgtcagcacgggagctgaccaggacagggcgtcagcacgggagctgaccaggacagggcgtcagcacgggagctgaccaggacagggcgtcagcacgggagctgaccaggacagggcgtcagcacgggagctgacctgggccgggaaagcggcctcgggaacagggcaggacagcgcatcctccagggtgcgccgggcagcgcattcctcgcgctgggcagcgcatcctccatggtgcgccgggcagcgcattcctcgcgctgggcagcgcattcctccatggtgcgccaggcagcgcattcctcgcgctgggcagcgcattcctccatggtgcgccaggcagcgcatccctcgcgctgggcagcgcatcctccatggtgcgccgggcagcgcattcctcgcgctgggcagcacaCCGTCCATGGTGCCTTCGGAGTCACTGTTtgaaggggattcagggtggcagagacaggagacccaggagcggacacagccctagagatggttgggcccagcaccacagtccatgtggtgcctgggtctagggctgggagccccccccccaaaaaattccccccccgggttaggggctggagaacctaccgagagagggagccccgccgcacccaggtcaggagctggaacCGTCTCTGCCCGGGAGACAGGAGTgtcttgctgggtccttgtgtggtctatcgttctgtcacgctggcggtgtggtgcaggacccaagtgcaaagacacgattatgtgggtgaaaaaacggaagactttacttaaaacgaagatcaaaatacaggtgtaaactaataacaaaagccattaacaaaaaggtgcagcatgacagtgtgcactaaaacacaaacaacgatagacaaagacaaggcaaacactaggacttaaatagagggagaactaaacagggcaacacaggattggtagaaattaacaaggtaataattggacaaacaggaacaggtgaggagcggagacagacagagaacaagagcacaaagacatggcaaactaaaagtccaaaatggcggtgcaggttgtgacagaatCAGTCTAACTCAGATTATAGAGTTATTACTGTAAGACAAGATTGTATACATAATCAGAAAATTATGCTTGTTTGATTTTCAGCAGATATGAAACACATAGGAAAACATTCCCATTATATGTGTTCTTCAGTGAGAGGATATCAAAGAACTTACCGGACACGAATCGCTCTGCTTCTGtttgacacactcacactttgcTTTAGAGCATTTCCTTATAGATAACCCAATCAAGCTGCTTGATGCTTGagcatatacacaaacacacacacacacacacagacacacacacacacacacacacacaaacactttcagttATAGATATTATCCACTGCATACATTATTATAGGAATCAGTCCAAATGTATATTAGGTGGTAATTAAGGCAACATTGTGtaaagatgagaaaaataaacttttgtATTTCCAGCATACATGAGAGACATAAAAAAGACAGCCACTTGTTATGTGTCCCTCAGTGAGAGAAGATAAAAAAACTTACCTGAGACATATCTTATGcgactctctctttaacacacacacacacacactgagagcatGCCCTTATATGTGACTAAACGGAGATGC includes the following:
- the LOC115808819 gene encoding bryoporin-like, coding for MSAQAETVSASINSFRSCTMEINNISRIYCLTNPKTHMISGYVFRPPQPTIQPNKTDVCAFAKTGLGFRGAVGVLTYELSHVETQHGEKVLAIMFSVPFDYNLYENWLAVGVFNKTRKCNEKLFKHMYYDENGDFKRIKARESGMVFTEDTVEIMASMGSGGRTVIKMEIYDKQD